One Hypomesus transpacificus isolate Combined female chromosome 16, fHypTra1, whole genome shotgun sequence genomic window carries:
- the hykk.2 gene encoding hydroxylysine kinase, with translation MSVKNSKPNLSHPQVSEMVKRVFGLTPSLIRSLPSYDDQNFFVGTSEGGEYVLKVMNSADSQNSTLLELQTHAMTFLHQRGLPAQTALPTCTGQLMSLEEIDCGFGIHKYLVRLLTYLPGSVIAKIPCSPQVLYEVGKMAAKIDTIMQEMEHPQLPSLQRKNFIWNLSSIPLLEPYIPLMDGDPVQEVVKAVMEQYRTRVIPKLDYFRKCINHGDFNDHNILAQPDGSAGYKISGILDFGDMSSGYYVFELAIAIMYMMIENPSPLDVGGPVLAGWESVFPLNEAEKEALYLLVLCRFCQSLVLARHAVVQQPENEEYLMTTAKTGIRHLCRLWELGEEEVAAKWFRGAAQYAESDKSNIVGVE, from the exons ATGTCAGTAAAGAACTCCAAGCCAAACCTCAGTCACCCCCAGGTGTCTGAGATGGTGAAGCGTGTGTTCGGCTTGACCCCATCGCTGATTCGCTCACTTCCCAGCTACGACGATCAAAACTTCTTTGTGGGTACCAGCGAAGGTGGGGAGTATGTGCTGAAGGTGATGAACTCTGCTGACAGTCAAAACTCTACCCTGCTGGAGTTGCAGACCCACGCCATGACCTTTCTGCACCAGCGGGGTCTTCCAGctcagacagccctccccacctGCACAGGACAACTCATGAGTCTGGAAGAGATCG ACTGTGGGTTTGGCATTCATAAGTACCTTGTCCGGCTACTGACTTATTTGCCTGGGTCCGTCATTGCAAAGATCCCCTGCTCACCGCAAGTACTGTATGAAGTAGGCAAAATGGCTGCCAAGATAGACACAATCATGCAGGAG ATGGAGCATCCTCAGCTTCCGAGTCTGCAGAGGAAAAACTTCATTTGGAACCTGTCCAGTATTCCACTCCTGGAGCCCTACATCCCTTTAATGGATGGAGACCCAGTTCAGGAAGTGGTGAAGGCAGTCATGGAGCAGTACAGAACACGCGTCATTCCCAAACTAGATTATTTTAGGAAGT GTATCAATCACGGAGATTTCAACGACCACAACATCTTGGCGCAACCCGACGGTTCAGCTGGCTACAAGATCTCCGGCATCCTGGACTTTGGCGACATGAGCAGCGGGTATTATGTGTTTGAGCTAGCCATCGCCATCATGTACATGATGATCGAGAACCCCAGTCCCCTGGACGTTGGAGGCCCTGTGCTGGCAGGCTGGGAGAGCGTCTTCCCCCTCAACGAGGCGGAGAAAGAGGCTCTCTACCTATTGGTGCTGTGCCGCTTTTGCCAGTCCCTCGTCCTGGCCCGGCATGCTGTGGTCCAACAGCCCGAGAACGAGGAGTACTTGATGACCACGGCGAAGACGGGCATCCGCCACCTTTGTCGGCTCTGGGAACTTGGCGAGGaggaagtcgcggcgaaatggTTTCGTGGTGCTGCCCAGTACGCAGAGAGTGACAAATCCAACATAGTAGGTGTGGAATGA